One window of Novosphingobium sp. 9U genomic DNA carries:
- a CDS encoding LysR substrate-binding domain-containing protein, translating into MSKLPPLAAIRVFEAAARHENFSRAAEELGMTQAAVSYQMKVLEERVRARLFVRHARGMALTDTGRRIAPQITAAFQSLNDAFSVVRGESDTILSITAPRTFATNWLAGRLGDFNASKPDLNVRIDVSDQLVDLASSHFDVAIRGMRGPTPGLVSHFLMRMPVTPLVSPAFLATHRLETAQDLLGTTRLSPEDDWWDLWFGSLPGEPMTRGSARGIRFESQVLDGHASIAGHGVAILSPPMFRPALKEGLLVQPFEHVAYYQNGFWLVYAEHKRTLPKVRAFRDWLLAAVREAVGDEVDLLGPYAQEREG; encoded by the coding sequence ATGTCCAAGCTGCCGCCACTTGCCGCCATCCGCGTGTTCGAGGCCGCGGCGCGCCACGAGAATTTTAGTCGCGCTGCCGAGGAACTCGGGATGACGCAGGCAGCGGTGAGCTACCAGATGAAGGTCCTGGAGGAACGCGTACGGGCGCGGCTGTTTGTCCGTCACGCGCGCGGCATGGCATTGACCGACACGGGCCGCCGGATCGCGCCGCAGATCACCGCGGCGTTCCAGTCGCTGAACGATGCCTTTTCAGTGGTTCGCGGCGAGAGCGATACGATCCTCTCGATCACCGCCCCGCGCACATTCGCGACCAACTGGCTGGCGGGCCGACTGGGTGACTTCAATGCCTCCAAGCCCGACCTGAATGTGCGCATCGACGTGAGCGATCAGCTTGTCGACCTGGCCTCGAGCCACTTCGACGTGGCGATCCGCGGCATGCGCGGGCCGACGCCGGGGCTCGTCTCGCATTTCCTGATGCGGATGCCGGTCACCCCATTGGTGAGCCCGGCTTTTCTCGCAACACACCGCCTGGAGACGGCGCAGGACTTGCTCGGGACGACCCGGCTGTCGCCCGAGGATGACTGGTGGGATCTGTGGTTCGGCTCACTGCCGGGCGAGCCCATGACCCGCGGATCGGCACGCGGCATCCGCTTCGAGTCTCAAGTGCTTGATGGGCACGCGTCGATCGCCGGCCACGGGGTCGCGATCCTGTCACCCCCAATGTTCCGGCCGGCGCTCAAGGAAGGATTGTTGGTCCAGCCCTTCGAGCATGTCGCCTATTACCAGAACGGGTTCTGGCTGGTCTATGCGGAGCACAAGCGGACCTTGCCCAAGGTAAGAGCCTTTCGCGACTGGCTGCTCGCCGCGGTACGCGAGGCCGTGGGTGACGAGGTGGATTTGCTCGGTCCCTACGCACAAGAGCGTGAAGGTTAG
- a CDS encoding bifunctional 2-polyprenyl-6-hydroxyphenol methylase/3-demethylubiquinol 3-O-methyltransferase UbiG: MSTIAIPDLVPLRYQTLERIGVRAPVERVGFIADLCRGRRVLDIGCLDETALDKQDTEEWLHRRIAAVARDVIGIDCSERLADGEIVTGSNSRIVRGDGTDPDPMVIGDEDVDLIVAGEFIEHIENPLAFLQRMTARFAGRELILSTPNGAAFANALLGTIGREAQHPDHLFTSTYKTLNTLCLRAGCRAWQIIPYRFYATEMLLQSVGSKRLLVRATEWLVRLVERLFPLRSFGYIVRVQL, translated from the coding sequence ATGTCTACCATCGCGATCCCTGACCTCGTGCCCCTGCGTTACCAGACGCTGGAGCGGATCGGGGTTCGCGCACCCGTCGAGAGGGTGGGCTTCATCGCCGATCTTTGCCGCGGAAGACGTGTGCTCGACATCGGCTGTCTCGACGAAACAGCGCTCGACAAGCAGGACACCGAGGAGTGGCTTCATCGCCGCATTGCCGCCGTTGCGCGCGACGTGATCGGAATCGATTGTTCCGAGCGCCTGGCAGACGGTGAGATCGTGACGGGGTCGAATTCGCGCATCGTGAGGGGTGACGGGACCGACCCTGACCCGATGGTCATCGGGGACGAAGACGTCGACCTGATCGTCGCGGGTGAATTCATCGAGCATATCGAGAACCCGCTCGCCTTCCTGCAGCGCATGACCGCGCGATTTGCCGGGCGTGAACTGATCCTCTCGACCCCGAACGGCGCTGCTTTCGCCAATGCGCTGCTCGGCACGATCGGGCGCGAAGCACAGCATCCGGACCATCTTTTCACGTCCACGTACAAGACGCTGAACACGCTCTGCCTACGCGCGGGCTGCAGGGCTTGGCAGATCATCCCATACCGCTTCTACGCGACGGAGATGCTGCTTCAGTCCGTCGGATCGAAGCGCCTTTTAGTTCGCGCAACCGAATGGCTCGTCAGGCTGGTGGAGCGATTGTTTCCCCTGCGCAGCTTCGGATACATAGTCCGCGTCCAGCTCTGA
- a CDS encoding 2OG-Fe(II) oxygenase, translating to MLDRTEIADLIVARLEPAIDGIAADFQTCGRIRSCQIFNLLPHALATQIHDRFPASERMVLKRSIKENKHVAAQMNAFDPLVEEAVYAFQDPRVVEQVGRITGLTTLEPDSDLYAGGISAMSKGAYLRPHLDNSHDKTRDRYRALNLLYYVTPHWREEDGGSLQLWDDGPTGTPRTVPSRFNSLVIMLTDKASWHSVNEVVGDRRRCCVSNYYFSRDCPDEADYFHATSFRGEPGQVASDLLMRADNALRTTVLKVLGDKLWTNPHVYHRDP from the coding sequence GCCGACTTCCAGACGTGTGGGCGCATTCGATCTTGCCAAATCTTCAACCTGCTGCCGCACGCCCTGGCCACGCAGATCCATGACCGATTCCCCGCGTCCGAGCGCATGGTCCTCAAACGCTCGATCAAGGAGAACAAGCACGTAGCAGCCCAGATGAACGCGTTCGATCCGCTGGTCGAAGAAGCAGTCTACGCCTTCCAGGATCCGCGCGTGGTGGAACAAGTCGGGCGGATCACGGGTCTGACCACGCTCGAACCGGACAGCGATCTTTACGCCGGCGGTATCAGCGCCATGTCCAAGGGCGCCTACTTGCGCCCGCATCTGGACAACTCGCATGACAAGACGCGCGACCGGTACCGGGCGCTGAACCTGCTCTACTATGTCACACCGCACTGGCGCGAGGAGGATGGCGGATCCTTGCAGTTGTGGGACGATGGCCCGACTGGAACGCCGCGTACGGTACCAAGCCGGTTCAACAGCCTGGTCATCATGCTCACCGACAAGGCCTCCTGGCATTCGGTGAACGAGGTGGTTGGTGACCGCCGCCGTTGCTGTGTCTCGAATTATTATTTCTCGCGAGATTGCCCGGACGAGGCCGACTATTTCCATGCGACCTCCTTCCGGGGAGAGCCCGGGCAGGTCGCCTCCGACCTGTTGATGCGGGCGGACAACGCCTTGCGCACGACCGTGCTCAAGGTGCTCGGCGACAAGCTCTGGACCAATCCGCATGTCTACCATCGCGATCCCTGA
- a CDS encoding isocitrate lyase/phosphoenolpyruvate mutase family protein, translating to MTTVQDKRNGFRQLHESGFFVLPNAWDRGSAVRLTKLGFKAIASTSAGAAWALGKQDGELSLGDVLDHLAQLVAATDLPINADFENGFADRPDQLAANVSEVIATGIAGLSIEDWSGTALYDADLAGDRIAAARVAIDAVDPTVLLVGRSENFRVPGMSASQSIARAVHYAEAGADCLFVPMIVDPGAIRELVAAVAPKPVSVLLPAITADLRQFADLGVRRCSTGGLLASAAWAAFDAAARTLSDGDVAA from the coding sequence ATGACGACAGTACAGGACAAGCGGAACGGCTTTCGCCAACTGCACGAGAGCGGCTTCTTCGTGCTCCCGAACGCCTGGGACCGGGGGAGCGCGGTGCGCCTGACCAAGCTGGGGTTCAAGGCGATCGCCTCGACCAGCGCCGGCGCTGCCTGGGCCTTGGGCAAGCAGGACGGCGAACTGAGCCTTGGCGACGTTCTCGATCACTTGGCGCAACTCGTCGCGGCGACCGACCTGCCGATCAACGCCGACTTCGAGAACGGCTTTGCCGACCGCCCGGATCAGCTCGCCGCCAACGTCAGCGAGGTGATCGCCACCGGCATCGCGGGCCTCTCGATCGAAGACTGGTCGGGTACCGCGCTGTACGACGCCGACCTCGCCGGCGACCGCATCGCTGCCGCGCGCGTCGCCATAGACGCGGTGGACCCGACGGTCCTGCTGGTCGGCCGAAGCGAGAACTTTCGCGTGCCCGGCATGTCCGCGAGCCAGAGCATTGCCCGCGCGGTACACTATGCCGAGGCCGGCGCCGATTGCCTGTTCGTGCCGATGATCGTCGACCCGGGGGCCATTCGCGAACTGGTGGCTGCTGTCGCTCCTAAGCCGGTCAGCGTGCTCCTGCCGGCGATCACCGCCGACTTGCGCCAGTTCGCCGACTTGGGCGTGCGCCGCTGCAGCACGGGAGGCCTGCTGGCTTCCGCCGCGTGGGCGGCCTTCGATGCGGCGGCGCGGACCCTGAGCGATGGCGATGTCGCCGCATAG
- a CDS encoding patatin-like phospholipase family protein, with protein MTPLRLADSHPNLRVALVLGGGNALGAYHAGVYQALEEAGVEPQWIVGTSIGAVTGAIIVGNARADRLNRLRRLWRPEHQGDAWSNPASYLPETLRRTGAALETLVFGRTGMFASLGSTAAWWRRDDGAGAPALYDVRALRETLIDLIDFDRLNRGATRFTAVAVDIESGEEAWFDTRDREIGPDHIRASAALISTFPAITIDDRLFGDGGLSMNLPIDPVMAWSEPAPLLCFASDLLPLASQRPRSLGEVLSRTQDLLFAAQSRRTIERWQAVFAAEQDRSRQSITLVNLAYTDQGREVAGKAMDFSPRSVRERWEAGYRDGSQAIADLVGGHIAVGAPGLSVHSATRPG; from the coding sequence ATGACGCCGCTCCGCCTTGCCGATTCGCACCCGAACTTGCGCGTTGCGCTGGTGCTGGGAGGAGGCAATGCGCTCGGTGCCTATCATGCCGGGGTGTATCAGGCGCTGGAAGAGGCGGGGGTTGAGCCCCAGTGGATCGTGGGCACCTCGATCGGCGCCGTGACCGGTGCGATCATCGTGGGCAACGCGCGGGCGGATCGCCTGAATCGGTTGCGCCGGCTCTGGCGGCCGGAGCACCAGGGCGATGCATGGAGCAATCCGGCGTCCTACCTGCCAGAGACCCTGCGCCGCACCGGGGCCGCGCTCGAGACCCTGGTGTTCGGCCGCACGGGCATGTTCGCGTCGCTGGGCTCGACCGCCGCCTGGTGGCGCCGCGACGATGGCGCCGGCGCTCCGGCGCTTTACGATGTGCGCGCCTTGCGTGAGACGTTGATCGATCTCATCGACTTCGATCGCCTGAACCGGGGCGCCACGCGCTTCACGGCGGTCGCTGTCGACATCGAAAGCGGCGAGGAGGCCTGGTTCGACACCCGCGATCGCGAGATCGGGCCAGACCACATCCGCGCCAGCGCGGCGCTCATCTCGACGTTTCCTGCAATCACCATCGATGACCGCCTGTTCGGCGACGGTGGACTCTCGATGAACCTGCCGATCGACCCGGTCATGGCTTGGAGCGAGCCCGCGCCATTGTTGTGCTTTGCCTCCGACCTGCTTCCGCTCGCCTCGCAGCGGCCGCGCTCGCTGGGCGAAGTGCTTTCGCGCACGCAAGACCTGCTGTTCGCGGCGCAATCGCGACGCACGATCGAGCGGTGGCAGGCGGTCTTTGCAGCCGAGCAGGATCGCTCGAGGCAGTCGATCACGCTGGTCAATCTGGCCTATACCGATCAGGGGCGCGAGGTCGCCGGCAAGGCGATGGACTTCTCGCCCCGCTCGGTGCGCGAGCGTTGGGAAGCAGGTTATCGGGATGGTTCGCAAGCCATCGCCGATCTGGTGGGTGGCCATATCGCAGTCGGAGCGCCGGGTCTTTCCGTCCATTCGGCAACTCGGCCAGGATAA
- a CDS encoding UrcA family protein — MKTMAAVLSLLLGGPLPVQAREAEPSVKVSYVDLDLRSEAGVAVLDHRLERAIDAACRPDEGPMPPSWRLAVRRCARAKWVEIAPPRVRAIEGWPTLRGQAAIRKQSQTVSISKVRLP; from the coding sequence ATGAAAACCATGGCTGCCGTATTGTCGCTGCTGCTCGGCGGACCTTTGCCTGTCCAGGCCCGCGAAGCCGAGCCAAGCGTCAAGGTCTCGTATGTCGACCTCGATCTCCGCTCGGAGGCCGGTGTAGCGGTGCTCGATCACCGGCTGGAACGGGCGATCGACGCCGCCTGCCGGCCGGACGAAGGCCCGATGCCGCCCTCCTGGCGCCTGGCCGTGAGGCGTTGCGCAAGGGCCAAATGGGTCGAGATCGCGCCACCGCGGGTCCGTGCCATCGAAGGCTGGCCCACGCTGCGAGGACAAGCCGCAATCCGCAAGCAATCGCAAACTGTATCTATATCGAAAGTTCGCTTGCCCTGA